CCAGCCATCGATCTGCAGagatgttttaaaaagcactccGGGCTTAATAAACGCGCTGTCCTTCCAACGGTAACACGCAGTTCTCCTGTTGGGACACTGCACGCCGATTGGCGATCGTGATAACACAATGCATAATCCTCTCCCTACACCGAAACCCGAACCGCAAGCCCACTGTCCTACCCTGCGGTCATTACTCATCGCACCATAACACCCCCCGGGTTATTAAACTGTATCCTGGCGTCGGCGCTACAGATTACTGCACTGCCAGACAGCGCGGCTACAGAGACTGTCACTTCTGTTAGTACTGACTATGTGAATGTCACACACTTCGCACTGCAGTGGGAGCGGCTGCTCGTCTCTGTCACTGGTATGACTGGTATTCACTTTGCAGCAGCATCTCTGTCTGCAAAGATCAACCCCGCCAGCTCTCTCTGCATCACTTCTGTTGCTGAAGCATCATCTGCGTGTCTGGAAATACGTGGATCTGTCAAAGTAAATTCCCATCCTATCAATCAAAGAAACCCCCCGGCTCGTCCCCACCCCTCCTCGCCCCCCCAACAGGCTCCCTTGCGCTCCCCTGCGCTGtcggggattattattatttttttaaggtcGGTTGTTAGAAAATTCTgacagctttgcaaaaaaaaaaaatacattttaaacgcaCAGCAAGAATAAATAAAGACAAGGCTACCTTGCGGTCGCCCATCCCCGCGTCCCGCTGTTTTCTCCGGCACAGTACGAAGGGCGCTTTTGCTGAAGGATTGATCCAGGATTTTGTTCCCAGGATGCTCCCGCTCCGCCGCCTAGCTCTGCAACAAAGCTGGTGCTGATGATGGGAGCCGCGCGAGCCCATCCTGGACAGCAGCGTCATCGCCGCACAGCGCAGGGCTGCGGAATTCTGGGAAGTGCAGTTCTTTGTTGACTATTCGATTGTAGTTTTACAATTTACACTGTGCTGGTCAGCAGCCCGGACTGACCGGAGCTCTTTGTGTTGCAGAGCGGCCGGAGCAACATGAGATCCCTCTCTCAGACTGGGTGCAGTGGCTGCTGGTGGGACTGGGAGCACTGGGAGCTGTGCTGGGAGCGGTGTGGCTGTGCTGCTGCCTGTATGGAAGGTAGAGGAGGAGCAGTCTACACCTCACAAGGCCAACAAACACCATGTTTACGCTCAGAGATTTATCATCATTCATTTACACTTGACGATCAAGAATTACTGTAGCAcaaagcctctctctctctagagaatCAGATCTATGAGAACATGTTTTGGAGAATGAAACCGCCCTCCCCGCAGGTGCAGAAGAACCCCTCCAAATCATGCGCGACACTCCAGACACCCCGGCAGAGAGCTGCGGAGAAGCCTCTGCACCCCTGATCTGAGGCGCGGACTGGAGCAGCTTCTTATAAACAACCCTTGTGAagctcaactcttcccttctggacaatacagcactctgccttaATGCAGTGTGACTGATACTCTTCTGCTCCCTATTGTACTGTAGGTAACCCAGTCTGTAGTGTCTTGtgtttcacctgcactcgtatctaaccctgatgtaactcgagcactgttatctgctcttgatcTGTGTTTTGGCTTTGCTCTTATCAGTAGcttgctcttaattgtgctgtaattcttaaaatgtaattttttttttttttgtagacaacTGTAGACAAGTCGCTCTGGGTAAGAaataaacatcaataataataaagatagaAACAATTTCTAAAACTGTGTGCAAAACTAACGATGTGGAGCCGCACTGGAAAACAAACTGTCAGTGCCTGCATGTGCTTGCATGTCAGCGATTTCTATCGCTTCCAGTGTTGAGCGCATTGAGTCCGATCTGCGGAAATAATCATCGCTCCTGGAAATATTGCTGGACTGCACGCATCGAAACCGTCAGTCTTCCACTGTGAGCTTCTCGCCTGCAGTTTGCAGTTCTCACCAGCAGAGGGCTCCCTAGCACAATAAAGCAGGCAGTCGTGCGCAGGATCCAGTGAGGACCCCCGCCTGTGACAACCCATTAACTCTGGGATGCACAAAGAGATGCGCTAAGACTCGCTTCCATTGACCCCGAGGCTCGATCTGGTTACTTATAGAGAAACCTGTCGCTCTGAACGGGTTTTGATTGACAGGTTGACCTACAGAAACTGACAGACTCGGATATTATACAGACGATCTGGGAATGCAAGTATACACCTGCGTCTGCGCAGACTCGCTGGGCAGGCACGGCCCACGCACACAGCTTTATCTCGGGGCTTGTTGAAATGTGTATTCTTCTGTGGCGCTGGTTATTTGCGCATGTAGTTATCAATGGAAAAGTTCTCTGTTATATTATTGTTCAGGTGGAACCTGCTGTTAAAATCTGCCCGGCGGATTCAGTACCGTTTCATCTTCATCTTAATGAACCTGCTTTAGAAACGGTTCTGGCGAACGTTATTCAATCTATTACAGATAGATTGAAACGAACATTGTCTATCGTCCCCAAATGAAGCAATGCCATACAGGCGGGCGCGCAGTCTGTTCAAGTCATTGCAGACCCCTCCGCTGGATCCACCGGTCTGATTCCCAAAGCAATGGTTATAATGGTGCTGACAACACAGGCGGCTCATACCGCTGGGGTACCGACACGTCACTGCTAATTCTAACGATGCTCATGAGAATAAGGAGAATGGTCCTGCCGCTAACACTGCGAAGAAGCGGAGGAGCCCCAGTGATACCGCTGTGCTGCTCAGCCTGGTAACGACACTGCTGTTAATTAAACATCTCACCGCTACTCCCTCAGTCCGTGGCGCAGGAGCAGCTCCGGTGACGCGCATCTCCGAGGGTTTACCAGACGGTTGCCATGGCTCCCGTCCGGGCTGCGCCAGGTTATCGGACTGTATTCCTGCTAATTAGAGCGCAATTACTGATTAACAGCTTCGTTTACTGTCGGCGCCCGCGGCTCAGCCGCCGCATGCATGGACACGTGCAGCAGCGAGGAGGAGAGAAATGCACGAAGAGGAAGAAGCAATCATTCTCACCCGCATCCACCCACGCGTAACACTGCCGTCTCACCGCGCCGTTAACTCTGCCAGCTGCCCGCTGATCCCCACGTGTCTCGCTGACTGAAACACTCACTTTCATTTTTTCCCCAGTGTCACAGAGTTGAAACTCTGGCCGGACGGGATGAGTGAGGagtctcaataataataataataataataataataataataataataattcctgtgTCTCCAGGCCTTGCTCATGCTCTTGTTTCAGTGAGTAGACTGTGTAACACGAtttctgttcctgggtagtaagtgttatttcctaattgcttatgcctcaaaagtatagaacatgactattattccccacagactttgcttttgtgaccaggacagtgatatttcaaaatatcactatttccaatgggaaaatgagcaaatgtgtgtcttttcgttcacataaagtcagaaaaaaacaacatatgaatccaaattaacatgtatttatacaaaagtaatacaaagatgactacaaaagatttagaagtgagtagtttttcgagatttacaattacactgtaaatacagtatttcgttctacaaaagatttagaagtgagtagttttgagatttacaattacactgtaaatacagtataattgtaaatcttgaaaaactactcacttctaaatcttttgtagtcatctttgtattacttttgtataaatacatgttaatttggattcatatgttgtttttttctgactttatgtgaacgaaaagacacacatttgcccattttcccattggaaatagtgatattttgaaatatcactgtcctggtcacaaaagcaaagtctgtggggaataatagccattttctatacttttgaggcataagcaattaggaaataacactcactacccaggaacaaaattgtatttatttttttgttacacagtggtATCAGCGGTCTCAGCAGACAGCAGGATGCAGAGTCATGATAATATCAGGGCTGCCCCCCCATCCCATTGTCCCTGCTGTCCAGCTGCCCCCAAACTAATCCCAATCTGCATTCCCAGGCCGACTCCCGGACTGTATCCCAAGCAGCTCGGGGCACATGGAGGGCTCCCCGGCTGTGAGGTCATTAGCCGGGAATGTGGCTGCAGGAGGTCTGTAGTGATTTTatttgctgcagtgtgtgtgtgtgtgtgtgcgtgtgtgtgtgtgtgtgtgtgcgtgtgtgtgtgtgtgtgtgtgtgtgtgtgtgtgtgtgtgtgtgtgtgtgtgtgtgtgtgtgtgtgtgtgtgtgtgtgtgtgcctgtgtgtgtgtgcatgtgtcgtgtgtgcgtgtgtgcgtgtgtgtgtgtgtgtgtgtgtgtgtgtgtgcgtgtgtgtgtgtgtgtgtgtgtgtgtgtgtgtgtgtgtgtgtgtgtgtgtgtgtgtgtgtgtgtgtgtgtgcgtgtgtgcgtgcgtgcgtgcagtGGCTTCGCGCGCACGCGCACACGTGCACGCGCGCGTAAACGCGTCgcggtgtgcgtgtgtgtgtgtgcgtgtgtgtgtgtgattgtatttgttgcagtgtgtgtgtttgatagtgAAAGCTCTTGTAAAGTGATATTGAAGGCCTCTCTGTTGGTCCATCATTGCACTGGAAGGAAGCagttttctcttatttatttatttttttaaatatacataattctctttatatttatattgcaaGTGAAAAATTTGTAACACCACCATCAAGGCTAAATGAGCTACAGTTCTGCTCTCTCTCTATACTACACCACTCAAGAGACACGCAGAGAGCAGAGCTCCACAGACACATagctgcacagacacacagagctgcGCAGAGCTCCACAGACACAGAGctccacagacacacagagctgcacagagctccacagacacacagagctgcacagagctccagacacagagcTGCGCAGAGCTCCACagacacagagctgcacagacacacagagctgcacagagctcCACAGACACAGAGCTCCACAGACACAGAGCTGCGCAGAGCTCCACagacacagagctgcacagacacacagagctgcacagagcttCACAGACACAGAGCTCCACAGACACAGAgttgcacagacacacagagctgcGCAGAGCTCCACAGACACAGAGCTCCACagacacagagctgcacagacacagagagctgcacAGAGCTCCACAGACACAGAGCTGCGCAGAGCTCCACagacacagagctgcacagacacacacagctgagcagagctgcacagacacagagctgcacagacacacagagctgcatAGAGCTCCACAGACACAGAGCTGCAGTATTGCTGAGTTGGGACTCCCTCCTCAGGATTGCATGTCcgacgtgtgtgtgtttgtccctTGTGTCAATCAGACACTGGTAAAGTAAGGAGTGGCAACCAATTAAAACACAGCCATTGGGATTTGGGTCCAATCAGAGAGTCTTTACCAGCACTGGGTCAGGCTGGGGTCCAATCAAAGAGTCTGCCCCAGCACTGGGTCAGGCTGTGGTCCATTCAGAGAGTCTGTACCTGCACTGGAAAGAGCAGTGATAGGTGCTCAGCTCCCTTGATTGGCAGCTTGTGAGTGGTGTAGTAGTGGATGACCTCGGGGATGCTGTCGAAGGGCGGGCTGTTCTGACCCAGGATGTACTTGTTGTCCTTTGACCTGGTGAACTTCATGTGCATGAAACCCTGGCTgctcctagagagagagagagagagagagagaccattaCTGAGAGCTCAGGGATCCCATGTcagcacaggcaggcaggcagcggCACCTAATATTCGGGGACATCTGCATTGGAAAGGGCTGTGCTGTACAGAGAAGCCGCGGATCCTGGACACACACAGATGCAGGCAGGGCTCACTGCTAAAGGCTGCAGGTTTTCCAGTCTCTTTGATATTTGATATTACCATTGTGCTTTGCAATGGCATGGCACTTTATAGACTCAGAGTTTCCAGCGCTGTCATGACTCTGCACACGAATGCTAACGAGCGCTAGTCTAACCCTCTCCATTCCCAGCTCTCAGTGGGACGGCTCTGTGCTGGCTTGCTTGTGATGTCCGCAGTGTCAATGCTTGTGCCTCCCAATCTCCCCACAGTAACGTGCTCGCTGCAGCGCAGTGCTTTTAATGGGAGCAGAACGGAATGGAGAGGGCAGACACTGGTTGCCACAGTAACCTCGCATCCCtggagtgagagagcgagagagagtctgtctcccccctccccctccccctccccctcctcacctCAGGGACAGGGAGAAGTCGTTCCTGCTCGTCTCGCTGTTCCTCACCAGGTAGCTGCTCTCCTTACACAGCGTCAGCAGAGACTCTGCCTCCGAGCGACTCAGAGCTCCGTGATACCACCTGgggagggacagacagacagccggGTCAGggacacagacagagagatacacaGCCAggtcagagacacagacagagagacagacagctgGGTCAGAGGCACAGCCGggtcagagagacagacagagacacagacagatacacagcCAGGTCagaggcacagacagacagacagagacagaaagtaactcacagatagatagatagacaggtgatacagacagagacacagtgacGTACACCTGCTGCTCTAGAGGCAGGCTGGGGTCCACTCTCTCCCCCAGCAAGGGGGCTGCTTCCAGGCGGGGGCCCTTGCGGAACTTGGGGCCCCCGCACAGGGGACTCTGCTTGGGGGGGTGTAGACGCTCCTTCAGGGGGGGTGGGCGGTCCCACTCCCCCACCTCAAACTGCACTGTGgggagacagacagatagatggaGACAGAGTGATCCTgcaaatcagacagacagacacttctttaggagagaagagagagagaacgaAAGAGGAGAGGATAGGAGGCCCCTCCGGGTATGTCATGATTGCTGAGAGTCTCGTTTTCTTGTTGCTCTGCGTTTGAAGCACGTCTCTTGTGATGAATCAAAGCGAGGCCAGCGTCCTGTTTAGTAGCGGCTGGCCTgcctcccccccctctcctccccccttcTCTATTATTGAGAAGCCCTCACTCCAGCGCTCTCTCATCCTGCATTATTGATGGGGAATCACAGCCCTGCAGGCATGAGCGATTACTCCACCTGCGAGAACAGCCACCCTCATCCCTCTATCTACCACCTCTCCCTCTCACTAtccatccctctccttctctcttcaTCCCTCCCTCTCTATCTATCCCTCTCCCTATCCATCCCTCCCTCTCTATCCATCCCTCTCCCTCTATCCATCCCTCTCCCTCTAtccatccctctccctctctctctatccatccctccctctctctctctatccatccctccctctctctctccctctctatccaTCCCTCTCTTTCTATCCATCCCTCTCCCTTATACATTCAAATGGTCTTCATTGGCCTGATGAAGTGTTGCCAAAGTCAATGTAGGAAACACAGAGATAGAACTgttctatctatctacctatttCTGTTGTGTGCACTGGCTCCAGTGTGGGGAGGGCAGTCCTATCTATTATTAATACCtcagcagacgcccttatccagggtgacttacaactgctacaattctctctctctgtgtctctgtctctgtctctctctccctctctctgtctctctctctctctctgaatggaGTGCTTAGCGTTTGTCTCAAAGTGAATTAGTCTGAGCGTGGGAGGAAGACTCGCTTTAATTAGGGAGGTTTAATCTCTAGCCGAGAGGAGACCGAGAGAATTCCACATTTATAAGAGATTGATACAGAACTGCCAGCCATCTCCCAGCAGAGCTATTAACAGCACGGCTgaaactgatcagagagagaATTGTAAGAGAGGGAGATAGAGCTGTCACAAGGAGAGGGGCGTGAATGAGAGGgggggtgagtgagaggaggggGAGTGatattatgtaaatataaaacagtgttaACAGGCTGTCAGTGATGTGTTTGAATTCTCCGGGCTGGCTGTCAGTGATGGGTTTGAATTCTCCGGGCTGGCTGTCAGTGATGGGTTTGAATTCTCCGGGCTGGCTGTCAGTGATGGGTTTGAACCTGTTTATAAACTCTTTATAAACCTGGCCTgatttacaccccccccccccccccccccccccctcctcctcctcccctcctcctcctccccctcctcctcacacacacacctacctctctctctctctcacacacatactttctctctctctgtctctctctctcccccctctcacacacacacactctctctctctctctctctctctctctctctctctctctctctctctctctgtacctgcGAAGGCTTTGCTGATGTTCTCTTTCTTCCACTCCCAGGGCTGGTCGTACTCGTCGGCTGGTCTCTCGTCATCCTGGGGCAGCGGCCCCCCCTCCAACTCCCCCCCCGGGGGCTCGGGCTCCGAGTGATATCCCTGCGTCTCATACGGGGTGTCATAGAGCTGAACCCCCCTGCGGGTCCAGCCCCCCTTCAACCCTTCCAAGGAACCCCCCTTCAACCGCTCCGAGGGACCCCCCTTCAACCCTTCCAGGGAACCCCCCTTCAGATGCTCTGAGGAACCCCCCTTCTTCAGCTCTgaaagggaaagagagagagagtcagcaCTTAAACTAGAAACTTCTTATATGGtacacctctcctctcctctcctctcctctcctctcctctcctcctcaccTGTAATGACTCTCTGGGCCTCATATGGCTCCATGTATCCGTTATTCTCGCTGCACAGTGCCTCCTCTTGGTTGGACCGTGCGTCGAACGGGTCAGAGTAATCCGTGCCTCCCGGAGCTGGAGCCAAAGGGACTGCAGCCTGGAGAGGGgataggagagggagagagaagagaataGAGATAGGGGGTTACCATTGCTCAAGATTACTACATAATTTCTGGTTACTATCAACTTCTTTCCAGCCTCCTGATTGATTCCAGCCTttccagagagacacacacacacagcacagagcaaacATGCTTCCAGTAGAGCATCCAATCAATACTGCTGTCAAACACCGAgcctgagacacacactgacagaacAGAGACAGACTGAGACCCCCCTTTGATAGAGCAGAAACAAAACGTCAAcctgctgggctgcagtgcattgtgggTGTCTGGGGAGTGATTGGATCTTATGACCTCACGctcgaggggggtggggggtctggGCTGAGATCATTcaagcaccccccccccacacacacacctctgtctcctctctcccctcagtGTTCCACGCTATTGACTCcataacatttgtttgtttgtttttttttaatgatatttctaTCTGAGCCTGGGAAATGCATGTCACTTCCTGCACCCACATCATTCTGTATGTAGATTTGTTACAAGTGACTGTCAGCATCCCTTCACAGGATTATCGctgtgcattaaacacagtgTGCGCTGCAGGCTGCTCCAGGGATTAAACACAGTGTGCGCTGTAGGTTGCTCCAGGGCTCGGTCCGGGGCAGGAGGCTGGTGCCAGGAGTGTGCCAGCTCAGCTTAGCTCTGAAGCAGGTACtggactgtactgcacagtgagaactcactcagctcagctctgAAGCATGTACAGCGAGATTCGCCCCTCCCTTCCCCTTCACGATGCAGCAGTGTCCCTGGCACCTGGACAAGCTCTAACAGCgttttgctgttatttgaatttgatctttttggtactgattttattatactttataacTACTcgtatctgtaatgtgatactttgttataataataataataataataataataataataataataataataataataataatctgaggtgcgtgtttgtgttttgattgccAGTCCTTCAACACGACCCTGCTGTGGTTTATTTTGAATCTCTCTCTATATTTTCACCTGTAGTCACTAAAGTGGAATCACAATATAAAGCAATGGTATCACGCTGCCCGGCGCAGTTGCGTCTCCTTGCACGCCGTGACGCACGGAACCTGTTTCCACTGTGGGAGTATCCAAGACCTCGTTCTGTACTCACCGGTTCGGCTTTGGACTCGGCGGTTGATGAAGACACCAGAATCTTCCCCCGGCTCAGGTCCTGCGAGTCCACCTTTATAAGTCGGTGTTTTGGGGAGACGAATTTCATCTCCAGGGTCCCGGGTTTGAGTGGGGAGCTGGGCGTCGGGGGCTCGGCCGGGCCACCATCCAGTCTGGGCTTGTTTTCGGACTCCTCGTAGGGATCCTCGAAGTCCAGGTTCTTCTGGGCCCGGTACGCCTTCAGGAGCTCGCTTTCAGTGTAGTCGGGCTTGGGGGGCTGCGGGGGGACTCGCCGGCTCCCGAAACTCAGGTAATCTTTCAGCCACTTCGCCATTGCGCCGGGGGGTGCGAACCAGAgtccaataaaacaaacaggcGCAGCACAGTTCACAAAGCGCCTTCTTATTACTGCATTACCAAGACTATTGAAAGCGTTCACACTTTCTAAATAGTATGTACTGGATACCGGAGCCAGCAGCGAGGGAACGCGTTACCAGAGAAAGACTGCCACAGATATCCACATTCCCCTGCGTGTCAAATACAAGCGGCCAGGGCGCTGGTGTGGAGTGACCCTAATCGTGATCCACACGCTCTGAAGTGCACGGGTGTGTGGAAGCGATGTGAAGGGAGTCAGTGGAACAGACAGGATGCCCGGCACAGCAACCTAGCAGCGCCGCACACCGCCTCGACAGCTGGGAATCCGCAGACAAATTTAGTTAGGAACCGTTAGGAATATTAGCATAGTGTTAGCAATATTAGCATAGTGTTAGTAATATTATTTCAATTGGAATTGTGCTACTGTGGCTGTCtcttattgtgaaataaaaaaacaaagtttagcaATGCTATCGTTAGCCAGAGTAGttaatgtctgtgtttgtgttagcTAATGCGCGTCTCAGGTGTTTTTAGTATATATTATACGCGAACACACGATTAGAATATTCTCAGAAACATTCCCGCACAATCAGATCGATTTATCGGTTTGAATTCCTTGTACATGCTTAGGAGAATTTAATACCAGCAGCAGATTCAAGCTTTAACACACTCGAGCAGATAGTGAGAGATTTTATTACACTAACGTGCGTGGTGAAAAGCGGCGGATATACCGGGAGCCGCCTGGCAGCTTTGCAGTGCACTCAGCCCGTCTCCTGACTCTTCGTTATAAACACGAAGGTGATCGATtggtaaacacacacagagcGGAAAACACAATCAGATCAATCGCGAGTCTCGTCAGCTTCTCTGCTCTCAGTTAAGACATTTCTGCCAAGTTCATAGCTCACTCTTTCTGACGGCGCGACAACTATTTACAGAGTCCTTTAAACACCAGCAACGACCCGCCAGTTTAGACCGCAACAGAAGCCATTCCTggcggattattattattattattattattattattattattattattattatcgttattatcacagtgttgttattattgtagTCTACATCGTACCAGTAGAACCCAGTCTGTCTCTAAGGAGTCAATCACAGTGACTGTGTTCAATGTATTATCGGTCCGGATAAAGCTGGAGTCAAAGAACGTTTAATTTGCACCCAAATCCTGTGCGGTTACGAAACCGGTTATTACGTTGAACCCTCGTACTGGTATTATTAATCACCCGGCGTGTTGTCtgcgtttgtttttttccccaatgcaATAAGATTTAATTAGCTCACTTCTTCAAATCCCTGGATTCTTGTCTTTAGTAAAACCCAGTTTAATAAAATTTCCGAACTGCGGCGTCGTCCACAGCTCTATCTGGAAATCCTGGGGAAATCCTTTTTGGAAAGTGCCCTTCGCCGCTCGGTAAAGCAGCAGCCGACCCGCAGATCAATGCGATAATAACAGAGTCCGCAGCAGTGAAGCTGGGTCCACACACATCAGCATTACACCACGTTACTGGGGCTTGTTGTGTGTTTTCACTGCCCTCAAAGACCAGGCTGCCATCACGAATATTCCTGACTGTGTTTCTCTTTTCAGCGAGTTTTCCAGTTTGAATTCACGGTCTGCTTCAAGAGCCACGAAGGAAAAACCACACCACGTTGCGAAGCGAATTAAACCGGAGCCTGGTGACGTGTATAGCCCTTTAAAAAGTCTCCCTTTCCTGCAGATCCGCTGTCCTCCGATCCCGAAGGCTGCCCTTCTCGTCTGTTCGGAGAATGCTGACTGATTTGGGACAAAAACCAGGAGAGCCTGAGAGAGACGCCGTCTCTTTAAAGGGGAGGTGCACACTCAGATTCCCGAGTGGATTTCGCTTTCCATTGGTTTTTAGCCGACAATAAATGCCTTCCCCAAATCTGTCTCACCCACAC
This Polyodon spathula isolate WHYD16114869_AA chromosome 27, ASM1765450v1, whole genome shotgun sequence DNA region includes the following protein-coding sequences:
- the LOC121301292 gene encoding SH2 domain-containing adapter protein D-like isoform X4, translating into MAKWLKDYLSFGSRRVPPQPPKPDYTESELLKAYRAQKNLDFEDPYEESENKPRLDGGPAEPPTPSSPLKPGTLEMKFVSPKHRLIKVDSQDLSRGKILVSSSTAESKAEPAAVPLAPAPGGTDYSDPFDARSNQEEALCSENNGYMEPYEAQRVITELKKGGSSEHLKGGSLEGLKGGPSERLKGGSLEGLKGGWTRRGVQLYDTPYETQGYHSEPEPPGGELEGGPLPQDDERPADEYDQPWEWKKENISKAFAGSLCLHLSVCLPTVQFEVGEWDRPPPLKERLHPPKQSPLCGGPKFRKGPRLEAAPLLGERVDPSLPLEQQVSSQGFMHMKFTRSKDNKYILGQNSPPFDSIPEVIHYYTTHKLPIKGAEHLSLLFPVQVQTL
- the LOC121301292 gene encoding SH2 domain-containing adapter protein F-like isoform X1, translating into MAKWLKDYLSFGSRRVPPQPPKPDYTESELLKAYRAQKNLDFEDPYEESENKPRLDGGPAEPPTPSSPLKPGTLEMKFVSPKHRLIKVDSQDLSRGKILVSSSTAESKAEPAAVPLAPAPGGTDYSDPFDARSNQEEALCSENNGYMEPYEAQRVITELKKGGSSEHLKGGSLEGLKGGPSERLKGGSLEGLKGGWTRRGVQLYDTPYETQGYHSEPEPPGGELEGGPLPQDDERPADEYDQPWEWKKENISKAFAGSLCLHLSVCLPTVQFEVGEWDRPPPLKERLHPPKQSPLCGGPKFRKGPRLEAAPLLGERVDPSLPLEQQVWYHGALSRSEAESLLTLCKESSYLVRNSETSRNDFSLSLRSSQGFMHMKFTRSKDNKYILGQNSPPFDSIPEVIHYYTTHKLPIKGAEHLSLLFPVQVQTL
- the LOC121301292 gene encoding SH2 domain-containing adapter protein D-like isoform X3, whose product is MAKWLKDYLSFGSRRVPPQPPKPDYTESELLKAYRAQKNLDFEDPYEESENKPRLDGGPAEPPTPSSPLKPGTLEMKFVSPKHRLIKVDSQDLSRGKILVSSSTAESKAEPAAVPLAPAPGGTDYSDPFDARSNQEEALCSENNGYMEPYEAQRVITELKKGGSSEHLKGGSLEGLKGGPSERLKGGSLEGLKGGWTRRGVQLYDTPYETQGYHSEPEPPGGELEGGPLPQDDERPADEYDQPWEWKKENISKAFAGSLCLHLSVCLPTVQFEVGEWDRPPPLKERLHPPKQSPLCGGPKFRKGPRLEAAPLLGERVDPSLPLEQQVWYHGALSRSEAESLLTLCKESSYLEQPGFHAHEVHQVKGQQVHPGSEQPALRQHPRGHPLLHHSQAANQGS
- the LOC121301292 gene encoding SH2 domain-containing adapter protein F-like isoform X2, whose amino-acid sequence is MAKWLKDYLSFGSRRVPPQPPKPDYTESELLKAYRAQKNLDFEDPYEESENKPRLDGGPAEPPTPSSPLKPGTLEMKFVSPKHRLIKVDSQDLSRGKILVSSSTAESKAEPAAVPLAPAPGGTDYSDPFDARSNQEEALCSENNGYMEPYEAQRVITELKKGGSSEHLKGGSLEGLKGGPSERLKGGSLEGLKGGWTRRGVQLYDTPYETQGYHSEPEPPGGELEGGPLPQDDERPADEYDQPWEWKKENISKAFAVQFEVGEWDRPPPLKERLHPPKQSPLCGGPKFRKGPRLEAAPLLGERVDPSLPLEQQVWYHGALSRSEAESLLTLCKESSYLVRNSETSRNDFSLSLRSSQGFMHMKFTRSKDNKYILGQNSPPFDSIPEVIHYYTTHKLPIKGAEHLSLLFPVQVQTL